Genomic DNA from Acidobacteriota bacterium:
GGCTTCAAAAGATAAGAGCTTGGTTTGACTTACCAGTGACGACTTTGCTATAAAGTCGAGTTTTGCATTGTAACTAAGAAAAGAAAGGAGAGCAATTCCCATGGCGAAACGATGTGACATCTGCGATAAAGGGCCCATGTTTGGTAATCGCGTCTCACACGCGAACAACCGCACCAAGCGGCGCTTTAACCCAAATTTGCAGCGCGTCCACGTTCGAGTTGGTGGTGGTAACACCCATCTGCGCGTCTGTACTCGCTGCATCAAGGCTGGCAAAATTGTCAAAGCCGCCTAAGCCCTGTTGTTTGAAGAACTAGCCGAAGCTCTGGTACGCGGGAACATGGTTGTTCCCGTCATCACACGATGCCTACGGTCCGTTTCTTTCGCTGATCGTAAAATCCAAAAACGTCCGGCTTCCCTCACCTACCTTTCAAGCCAGCTTTTCATCACGCGTTTTTGCGGTTTTCAATCACTTCTGATATCTAAAACTCCTGCCCCAGCGGGCAGAGGTTTGTTTACTGCGGAGGATTTTTCTGTGGCACTCGCAAGCGAATTAAAAGCGAAAATTATTGCGGAAAATAAAACCCACGATTCCGACACGGGATCGCCTGAGGTTCAAATTGCGCTCCTCACCAAGCGCATCGAAGAACTCACTCTTCACTTCAGAACTCACGTCAAGGATAACCACTCCCGTCGTGGTTTGTTGAAACTTGTTAGCCAGCGCCGGAGCC
This window encodes:
- a CDS encoding 50S ribosomal protein L28; the protein is MAKRCDICDKGPMFGNRVSHANNRTKRRFNPNLQRVHVRVGGGNTHLRVCTRCIKAGKIVKAA
- the rpsO gene encoding 30S ribosomal protein S15, which encodes MVVPVITRCLRSVSFADRKIQKRPASLTYLSSQLFITRFCGFQSLLISKTPAPAGRGLFTAEDFSVALASELKAKIIAENKTHDSDTGSPEVQIALLTKRIEELTLHFRTHVKDNHSRRGLLKLVSQRRSLLDYLKRIDNERYHRLIAKLGIRK